In Collimonas arenae, a single genomic region encodes these proteins:
- a CDS encoding autotransporter outer membrane beta-barrel domain-containing protein, whose amino-acid sequence MPKIRLQSVVERRLEEFHLQKNGVTPAMALQPAIASTSSRKNYFPHLPWQSFLKQRQLVAAILGALGLTTIAPHADAMNMHVNGNQIILSGDVTVNDGDLFADMLGRLRESGRKIDTLVLRNSNGGATFSGYAIADMARRWGLKTVASGYCISSCSGMLIGGAQRAFADNDQPWMAHTPVSDSVGQFIGIHGVSMGDAYADAKTQKDWYEFFVKGLGTTGQDNTLVKDAFSDHGASFARIWDPASGKNPGIYWCHSDCSKPDQYRAYPQNDVYNTSFITQRKPETTNDTLVISKDVSGNINPNYSNLDNPGARDPFTPFEKLLLNYGISISGDGFFKQASQQDELRSVYNDDPVGTKSTVKRLVLNAFIRSYTTAQILGFLKDPNSRLSKDLATIDSAGTLIDAGAQSIENAYGVISVTNGATWSLHKNEQGAADSLMIQNGRLLLDGGTLNVVQNYIGSGGVLEGSGYIGQMYSKNTNTPQLWLRQGAVLHATGDLEVTGRPGDGSGKNFSSTQVNLDDATLALDVKPDQTRAPLRFESTIVPSDKNSGSYLGDFQFYRGGFLLISPRSSLALNIKPGFYPTGKVYALLKGELTTWLGWLRSNNPAAFQSLTAAKLAEYEKMLSTKAYLLEQNFAPSQFTHLVRADAQGNPVAGYDIDPTADDAQKIAFQPFADSLISYHLQQDKGITLTADDAFLGKHALCNRAGCDLGTALSNASRQDSSALSPLLGALQFSTNAQATHVRQQIEGAGYAAQRSAALYLINDFSTALTQHLSAPDRSAEQQVTAATAAAIPLNSGNPGRAVDAAGVLSYLGGDGGGDDAAAKSGAANKDVNLWGRVFGHYGHLNGQDQMSAWRQDSAGLMLGLDLRANEHMIWGAALGYGTQNVNGADNGYRGQANAIDGRLYLRYTNERHYVDAFAGITHLNSSATRSVDLSASQLPFSAQAQARNTGSAFSLHLEHGWNLQDQQGWLWQPILPTVDLVRLPSVDFQDNASDPSIALSVHAGQVLDSRIGAGLQVAKTFTLTTTESGTPASWTPHARVLLQHAFNSNSGHFTNSFANTLEAGTFTVRGPEAGRDHLQLNLGVMAHRSGAWAFLVDYTGDIAARSQDHGVAAGMRYSW is encoded by the coding sequence ATGCCGAAGATCCGGTTGCAATCGGTTGTTGAACGTCGTCTTGAAGAATTTCACCTGCAAAAAAATGGCGTGACGCCGGCCATGGCTCTGCAGCCTGCCATCGCTTCTACGTCCTCAAGAAAAAACTATTTCCCGCATTTGCCGTGGCAGAGTTTTCTCAAGCAACGCCAGTTGGTGGCCGCGATTTTGGGCGCACTGGGATTGACGACAATCGCCCCGCACGCCGACGCCATGAACATGCATGTCAATGGCAACCAGATCATCCTGTCCGGAGATGTGACCGTCAACGATGGCGACCTGTTTGCCGACATGCTAGGACGGCTGCGCGAAAGCGGCAGAAAAATTGATACGCTGGTCCTGCGCAACTCGAACGGCGGCGCGACGTTTTCCGGTTACGCAATTGCCGACATGGCGCGCCGCTGGGGGCTAAAGACGGTCGCATCGGGATATTGCATCTCGTCTTGCTCAGGCATGCTGATAGGCGGCGCGCAGCGCGCCTTCGCTGACAACGACCAGCCCTGGATGGCGCATACGCCGGTCAGCGATTCGGTCGGCCAGTTCATCGGCATCCACGGCGTCAGCATGGGCGACGCCTATGCGGATGCAAAGACGCAGAAAGATTGGTACGAATTCTTTGTAAAAGGTCTCGGCACCACAGGCCAAGACAACACCCTGGTCAAGGACGCCTTCAGCGATCACGGCGCATCCTTTGCCAGGATATGGGACCCGGCCTCCGGCAAAAATCCAGGAATCTACTGGTGCCATTCGGATTGCAGCAAACCGGATCAGTACCGGGCCTATCCACAGAACGACGTCTACAACACCAGCTTCATCACACAGCGAAAACCGGAGACCACCAACGATACGCTGGTCATTAGCAAAGATGTCTCGGGCAATATCAATCCCAATTATTCCAACCTCGACAATCCTGGCGCGCGCGATCCGTTTACGCCTTTCGAGAAGCTACTGCTCAATTACGGCATCTCGATTTCTGGTGATGGTTTCTTCAAACAGGCGAGCCAGCAAGATGAATTGCGGTCTGTCTATAACGACGATCCGGTGGGGACAAAAAGCACCGTCAAGAGACTCGTCCTGAATGCGTTCATCAGGAGCTACACGACCGCGCAAATTTTGGGGTTTCTGAAAGATCCCAATTCACGCCTGAGCAAAGATCTGGCGACCATCGACAGCGCCGGTACGCTGATCGACGCCGGCGCCCAATCCATCGAAAATGCCTACGGCGTAATCTCAGTCACCAATGGCGCGACATGGAGTCTGCACAAGAATGAACAAGGTGCAGCCGATAGCCTGATGATCCAGAACGGACGTTTGTTACTCGACGGCGGCACGCTCAATGTCGTCCAGAACTACATAGGCAGCGGCGGCGTGCTCGAAGGCAGCGGCTATATCGGCCAGATGTACTCAAAGAATACGAACACGCCGCAGCTCTGGCTTCGGCAAGGAGCTGTCCTGCATGCTACCGGCGACCTGGAAGTCACCGGACGTCCTGGAGACGGCAGCGGCAAAAATTTCTCAAGTACGCAAGTCAACTTGGATGACGCGACCTTGGCGTTGGATGTCAAACCAGACCAGACGCGTGCGCCGCTGCGCTTCGAAAGCACGATCGTGCCCTCGGACAAAAATAGCGGTTCCTACCTGGGGGACTTCCAGTTCTACAGAGGCGGATTCCTGCTCATCAGCCCGCGCTCCTCTCTCGCCCTCAACATCAAGCCCGGCTTTTACCCGACCGGCAAGGTCTATGCACTGCTGAAAGGCGAACTCACCACGTGGCTTGGATGGCTACGTTCCAATAATCCAGCCGCCTTCCAATCGCTGACGGCAGCAAAGCTGGCCGAATATGAAAAAATGCTGTCCACCAAAGCCTATTTACTGGAGCAGAATTTCGCACCCAGCCAGTTCACGCATCTGGTGCGCGCCGATGCCCAAGGCAACCCTGTCGCCGGCTACGATATCGACCCCACCGCCGACGACGCCCAGAAGATCGCCTTCCAACCCTTCGCCGACTCACTGATCAGCTATCACCTGCAGCAGGACAAAGGCATCACGCTGACGGCGGACGATGCCTTCCTCGGCAAGCACGCTCTCTGCAACCGCGCCGGTTGCGATTTGGGCACTGCGCTTAGCAACGCCTCCCGGCAAGACAGTTCGGCGCTGTCACCACTTCTGGGCGCCCTGCAATTTTCGACCAACGCCCAGGCCACGCACGTACGCCAACAGATCGAAGGCGCCGGCTACGCCGCCCAGCGTAGCGCCGCGCTATACCTGATCAACGATTTCAGCACAGCCTTGACCCAGCATCTGTCAGCGCCAGATCGCAGCGCCGAGCAGCAAGTCACCGCCGCTACAGCGGCAGCGATACCGCTGAACTCAGGCAATCCCGGCCGTGCTGTCGATGCCGCCGGCGTCTTGAGCTACCTGGGGGGTGACGGTGGCGGCGATGACGCCGCAGCTAAATCCGGCGCAGCAAACAAGGACGTTAATCTGTGGGGTCGCGTATTCGGCCACTACGGCCATCTCAACGGCCAGGATCAGATGTCGGCCTGGCGCCAAGACAGCGCCGGGTTGATGCTGGGCCTGGACCTGCGCGCCAACGAGCACATGATATGGGGCGCTGCACTTGGTTATGGCACACAAAATGTCAACGGCGCCGACAACGGTTACCGCGGCCAGGCCAATGCCATAGATGGCCGCCTTTACCTGCGCTACACCAACGAGCGCCACTACGTGGATGCGTTCGCCGGCATCACCCATCTCAACAGCTCCGCCACGCGTTCGGTAGACCTGAGCGCATCGCAACTGCCATTCTCCGCACAAGCCCAGGCGCGCAATACCGGCAGCGCCTTCTCCCTGCATCTGGAACATGGCTGGAACCTGCAAGACCAGCAAGGCTGGCTGTGGCAACCTATCCTGCCAACCGTCGATCTGGTGCGCCTGCCAAGCGTCGATTTTCAGGATAACGCCAGCGATCCGTCCATCGCCCTGTCGGTACATGCCGGTCAAGTCCTGGATAGCCGCATAGGCGCAGGCCTGCAAGTCGCCAAGACTTTTACCTTGACGACGACCGAATCCGGCACACCCGCCAGTTGGACGCCGCACGCCCGTGTCCTGCTACAGCACGCCTTCAACAGCAACTCGGGTCATTTCACCAACAGCTTCGCCAATACCCTCGAGGCAGGAACATTTACCGTGCGCGGGCCAGAGGCTGGCCGCGACCATCTGCAACTCAATCTGGGGGTAATGGCTCATCGTAGCGGCGCCTGGGCTTTCCTGGTTGACTATACGGGGGATATCGCCGCACGCAGCCAGGATCATGGTGTGGCTGCGGGGATGCGATATAGCTGGTGA
- a CDS encoding galactosyl transferase GMA12/MNN10 family protein, with translation MALCISVFEQLDQQILRNHQHYCRLFDYPHKWVETSHIAHPTLRQAYKYHLLLQQLRACAENDWVLMLNHDAVILYPVAMEILLEGRETLVIRGPSRASSDEPTFAMNNMLALRNTASNRQILHDIIFTLHKNLIRDCAGQTELRLLENFPMLEINARQGDCYINVNWLVPNWHAARIFVLSLASWASPAGDPEYHTLFDLRMKNLLVRQANGALIDGLPLMKMPVYPALSSEAQSSFNPQGRIALVTLYTENIASYARVSEHNVKRYCDRHGYAYHVYRAIPEQLDSNIAGSWVKSWLLSRHLANHDWVIWIDADVLFTNQSKKLEPLLENRDLLFAKDIGGWELNSGVMAFRNTAENAALLEKIWQCVNQVDDKSSVYSSQGDQFHTIEALRSAGKLNEQSIVDCLTINTPPQFTTGDTLLTHYFGWDEPYRSVYMADDDAMSQRS, from the coding sequence ATGGCTTTATGCATCAGTGTGTTCGAGCAATTGGATCAGCAAATTTTACGCAATCACCAGCATTACTGCCGCCTGTTCGACTACCCGCACAAATGGGTAGAAACCTCGCATATCGCCCATCCAACGCTGCGGCAGGCATATAAATATCATCTGCTCTTGCAGCAATTGCGGGCTTGCGCCGAGAATGATTGGGTCTTGATGTTGAATCATGACGCAGTCATCTTGTATCCGGTTGCAATGGAAATCTTGCTCGAGGGGCGAGAGACCTTAGTGATAAGGGGGCCGAGCCGTGCTTCATCCGACGAGCCTACCTTCGCCATGAATAATATGCTGGCGCTGCGCAATACGGCAAGCAATCGTCAAATTTTGCACGACATCATTTTTACGCTGCACAAGAACCTGATTCGCGATTGCGCCGGGCAAACCGAGCTGCGTCTACTGGAAAATTTCCCGATGTTGGAAATCAATGCCAGGCAGGGGGATTGTTATATCAACGTCAACTGGCTTGTACCGAATTGGCATGCCGCCCGGATTTTCGTGCTCAGCCTGGCGTCTTGGGCATCACCCGCAGGCGATCCGGAGTACCACACTCTGTTTGACCTGCGAATGAAGAATTTGCTGGTACGACAGGCCAACGGTGCGTTGATTGACGGTTTGCCCTTGATGAAGATGCCGGTCTATCCTGCGCTGTCGAGCGAGGCGCAATCCAGTTTTAATCCACAGGGAAGAATTGCGCTGGTGACACTGTATACCGAGAACATCGCCAGTTATGCTCGCGTTTCCGAACACAACGTAAAACGCTATTGCGACCGGCATGGCTATGCCTATCACGTGTATCGCGCCATTCCGGAGCAGCTCGATAGCAATATCGCTGGTTCATGGGTCAAGAGCTGGCTGCTGTCGCGTCATCTGGCAAACCACGATTGGGTGATCTGGATAGATGCCGACGTCTTGTTCACCAATCAGTCCAAAAAACTGGAGCCGCTGCTGGAAAATCGCGACTTGCTGTTCGCCAAGGATATCGGCGGCTGGGAGCTAAACTCAGGCGTTATGGCCTTTCGCAATACCGCTGAGAACGCTGCTCTGTTGGAAAAAATATGGCAATGCGTCAATCAGGTCGACGATAAATCGTCGGTCTACAGCAGCCAGGGCGATCAATTTCATACCATCGAAGCATTGCGCAGCGCGGGCAAACTCAACGAACAGTCGATTGTCGATTGCCTTACTATCAATACACCGCCCCAATTCACCACTGGCGATACGCTGTTGACCCACTATTTTGGTTGGGACGAGCCTTATCGCTCGGTCTACATGGCGGACGACGACGCCATGTCGCAAAGGAGTTGA
- a CDS encoding class I SAM-dependent methyltransferase: protein MSQAEKIFTEIYQGNNWGSNESVSGPGSELYRTRHLQRELPYMLDELNIRSMLDLPCGDFNWMQHVDLSRVDYIGADIVPQLVERNRERFSQPGRQFVQLDLLHTPLPRVDAVFCRDCLVHLPLQGVFTALKNICDSGALYLLTSSYSFRGFDANGEIALGEWRRLNLELGPFHFPAPSRYIIEGSDESEGRLSDKVIGVWPVDQIKKRLAAL from the coding sequence ATGAGTCAAGCGGAGAAGATTTTTACTGAAATCTATCAAGGTAACAATTGGGGCAGCAACGAATCGGTTTCCGGCCCCGGATCGGAACTTTACCGGACCCGGCACTTGCAGAGGGAACTACCGTACATGCTGGACGAGCTCAATATCCGCTCGATGCTGGACCTGCCCTGTGGCGATTTCAATTGGATGCAACATGTCGACCTCTCCAGGGTTGACTATATCGGCGCCGATATCGTACCGCAACTGGTGGAACGCAATCGCGAGCGCTTTAGCCAGCCCGGCCGGCAATTCGTGCAGCTAGATTTGTTGCATACGCCCCTACCCAGAGTAGATGCAGTGTTTTGCCGTGATTGCCTGGTGCACCTGCCATTGCAGGGGGTTTTTACGGCGCTCAAGAATATCTGCGACAGCGGCGCCCTGTACCTGCTGACTTCCAGCTATTCCTTTCGTGGTTTTGACGCCAATGGCGAGATTGCGCTAGGTGAATGGCGTCGCCTGAATCTGGAGCTGGGGCCTTTTCATTTCCCTGCCCCCAGCCGTTATATCATCGAGGGTTCGGATGAGAGCGAAGGCCGTTTGTCAGACAAGGTCATCGGAGTCTGGCCGGTCGATCAGATCAAAAAACGCCTCGCGGCGCTCTAA
- the dinB gene encoding DNA polymerase IV codes for MPSPIRRIAHLDMDAFYASVELLRYPELRGQPVVIGGGSRHQPDVGEDGSLHFHKLRDYVGRGVVTTSTYEARALGVFSAMGMMKAAKLAPDALLLPTDFESYRHYSRLFKNAVAGIAPLIEDRGIDEIYIDLSDHDEDVRSLAQRIKDAVREATGLSCSIGIAPNKLLAKICSELDKPDGITVITEADIPTRIWPLAARKVNGIGPKAAEKLTALGLHTIGDLAAADPALLQDNFGRTYSEWLMRISHGLDERPVVTSSETKSISRESTFERDLHAKLDRDTLTPIFTDLCVRLAGDLQRKGYVARTIGIKLKFSDFRGVTRDLTLPDATDDAATIRQAAGECLRRVKLDRRLRLLGVRATALSKKEFADSAPMLAQGELFDDAC; via the coding sequence ATGCCTTCGCCAATTCGTCGTATCGCACACCTGGATATGGACGCTTTCTACGCGTCGGTGGAGCTGCTGCGTTATCCCGAGCTGCGGGGGCAACCGGTAGTCATCGGTGGCGGTTCCCGTCATCAGCCAGACGTCGGTGAAGATGGTAGCCTGCATTTCCACAAGCTGCGCGACTACGTGGGCCGCGGTGTCGTCACTACTTCCACCTATGAAGCACGCGCGCTCGGCGTATTTTCCGCGATGGGGATGATGAAAGCCGCCAAGCTGGCGCCAGACGCGCTCCTGCTGCCGACCGATTTCGAGTCTTATCGTCACTACTCGCGGCTGTTCAAAAACGCAGTCGCCGGGATTGCACCGCTGATAGAAGACCGCGGCATCGATGAAATCTACATCGACCTCAGCGACCATGATGAAGATGTCCGGTCGCTGGCGCAACGCATCAAGGACGCCGTGCGCGAAGCCACCGGCCTGTCATGCTCGATCGGCATCGCCCCCAACAAGCTATTAGCCAAGATCTGTTCGGAACTGGATAAACCGGATGGCATCACCGTCATCACTGAAGCCGATATCCCAACCCGCATCTGGCCGCTGGCAGCCAGGAAAGTCAATGGCATCGGTCCCAAGGCAGCGGAAAAACTCACCGCGCTAGGATTACACACCATCGGCGACCTGGCCGCCGCCGACCCGGCCCTGCTGCAAGACAATTTCGGGCGCACCTACAGCGAATGGCTGATGCGTATTTCCCATGGATTGGATGAGCGCCCCGTGGTCACCAGCTCGGAAACCAAATCGATCAGCCGCGAATCAACGTTTGAACGGGATCTGCACGCCAAGCTGGATCGCGACACACTCACGCCGATCTTTACAGATCTGTGCGTGCGTCTCGCCGGCGACCTGCAAAGGAAGGGATATGTCGCGCGGACCATCGGGATCAAGCTGAAATTTTCCGATTTTCGCGGCGTGACGCGGGACTTGACCTTGCCGGATGCGACGGATGACGCTGCGACAATCCGGCAGGCTGCGGGAGAATGCCTGCGCCGGGTGAAGCTGGACCGGCGCCTGCGCTTGCTTGGGGTACGTGCTACGGCACTGTCAAAGAAGGAATTTGCCGACAGCGCCCCAATGTTGGCGCAGGGTGAGTTGTTTGACGATGCATGCTAG
- a CDS encoding VOC family protein → MTQHKPAGHNAVSPYLLVKDVKAMLAFLSATFDVVEIYKMALPDGSIKHAEVKIDDSVVMLGERPDSRDPVVCSPHVYVPSADVCYGKALAAGATNISEPKDQPYGDRSAGIRDPEGNIWWIGTHLAKA, encoded by the coding sequence ATGACGCAACATAAACCCGCCGGTCACAATGCCGTCTCACCTTACCTGCTAGTGAAAGACGTGAAAGCCATGCTGGCCTTTCTCTCGGCCACATTCGATGTAGTTGAAATCTACAAAATGGCGCTGCCTGACGGTTCGATCAAACATGCGGAGGTAAAAATTGACGACTCCGTCGTCATGCTGGGCGAACGTCCGGACAGTCGTGATCCGGTCGTCTGCTCCCCCCATGTGTATGTACCTTCGGCAGACGTTTGCTATGGAAAAGCGCTCGCCGCCGGTGCAACCAACATCTCCGAACCGAAGGACCAGCCATATGGCGACCGCAGTGCCGGCATACGCGACCCGGAGGGAAATATCTGGTGGATAGGTACGCATCTGGCCAAGGCTTGA
- the cls gene encoding cardiolipin synthase: protein MPHLPFALISVVVLLLHAAGIIAAIHALMHTRTPQGAVAWVFGLVLLPYFTLLPYLFLGSKRFSGYIELHHSRLARLRQLDDPAILTLATQYPPHPGAQRYQAISEMLGVPFLSGHRLRLLVNGAASFEAMFAAIASAEHYLLVQFFIIHDDELGRKLQAALLERAAAGVRVYVLYDGVGSHDLPPSYSAILRAGGVEIHRFATRRWRNRFQLNFRNHRKVVVVDGWRGFVGGLNVGEEYLGHKPPLAPWRDTHMELQGPAVADLQLAFDENWQWITGQPLSLSAPRPADGHATTLIAATGPADAQETCSLLFVQAIHAARHRLWLTTPYLVPDSAVNAALQLAVFRGVDVRILIPAIADHRTVFLASTLYAHELVRSGVRIFRYQPGFTHQKVMLIDDDTASVGSMNLDNRSLRLNFEITALNIDKAFASEVETMLLADFEQVVEIDVTDYAKLHYLYRVLIHIARLVSPLL from the coding sequence ATGCCGCATTTGCCGTTTGCCCTGATTTCCGTCGTCGTTCTGCTGCTGCACGCTGCCGGCATAATCGCCGCGATCCATGCACTGATGCATACGCGCACACCGCAGGGCGCAGTGGCCTGGGTATTCGGCCTGGTACTACTGCCCTACTTTACGCTGCTGCCGTACCTATTCCTCGGCAGTAAGCGCTTCTCCGGTTATATCGAACTGCATCACTCCCGCCTGGCGCGCCTGCGCCAGCTGGACGATCCGGCGATACTTACGCTGGCTACGCAATATCCGCCGCATCCCGGCGCACAGCGCTATCAAGCCATCAGCGAGATGCTGGGCGTACCGTTTCTCAGCGGCCATCGCTTGCGTCTGCTAGTCAATGGCGCAGCCAGTTTCGAAGCGATGTTTGCCGCCATTGCCAGCGCCGAGCATTATCTGCTGGTGCAGTTTTTCATCATTCACGATGACGAGCTTGGCCGCAAGCTGCAAGCGGCGCTGCTGGAACGCGCCGCCGCCGGCGTCCGCGTGTATGTGCTGTATGACGGCGTTGGCAGCCACGACTTGCCCCCGTCCTACAGCGCGATCCTGCGCGCCGGCGGCGTTGAAATCCATCGCTTCGCCACCCGCCGCTGGCGCAACCGTTTTCAGCTCAATTTCCGCAATCATCGCAAGGTGGTGGTGGTGGATGGCTGGCGCGGTTTTGTCGGCGGCCTCAATGTCGGCGAGGAATATCTCGGCCACAAGCCGCCGCTGGCGCCCTGGCGCGATACGCACATGGAATTGCAAGGACCGGCGGTTGCGGACCTGCAGCTGGCTTTCGATGAGAACTGGCAGTGGATCACTGGCCAGCCGCTCAGCTTGTCGGCACCGCGCCCGGCCGACGGCCATGCCACCACGTTGATCGCGGCCACCGGCCCGGCCGATGCGCAAGAAACGTGTTCGCTGCTGTTCGTCCAGGCGATCCACGCCGCCCGCCACCGGCTGTGGTTGACCACGCCCTACCTGGTGCCCGATTCGGCCGTCAACGCCGCGTTGCAACTGGCGGTATTTCGCGGCGTCGATGTCCGCATCCTGATTCCGGCCATCGCCGATCATCGCACCGTGTTCCTGGCATCAACCTTGTACGCGCATGAACTGGTGCGTTCCGGTGTGCGCATATTCCGTTACCAGCCCGGCTTCACGCATCAGAAAGTCATGCTGATCGACGACGATACTGCCTCGGTCGGCAGCATGAATCTGGATAACCGCTCGCTACGATTGAATTTCGAAATCACCGCACTCAATATCGACAAGGCCTTCGCTAGCGAGGTCGAGACCATGCTGCTCGCCGACTTTGAACAAGTGGTCGAAATCGACGTCACCGATTATGCCAAGCTACATTATCTATACCGCGTTCTGATCCATATCGCGCGGCTGGTCAGTCCGCTGCTTTGA